One segment of Sesamum indicum cultivar Zhongzhi No. 13 linkage group LG4, S_indicum_v1.0, whole genome shotgun sequence DNA contains the following:
- the LOC105160241 gene encoding uncharacterized protein LOC105160241 isoform X1 — protein sequence MLAAVIPSSRAALQTKLYKPVSSRSSKCKNFHNKHSTFTLKLLQNQRQSHHCNKFPTLSVSCSPASCGDSFPQQNQELSNENKGFWQKWKENSSEMSSKLAKLGLAAVLAYGIFDGVTYTSFFVLAFLGYEKSTGKNPAANLQALLGIVILMWTGNNVTRPFRVAGAAALAPVIDKGLRRIQKYFNFPTLAYAFALVVGIISGLCLTVVGLLILSRWGK from the exons ATGTTGGCTGCTGTGATTCCATCCTCTCGTGCTGCTTTACAGACAAAGCTCTACAAACCCGTAAGCAGCCGCAGCAGCAAGTGcaagaattttcataataaacaCTCCACCTTTACTCTTAAATTGCTTCAAAATCAAAGGCAAAGCCATCATTGCAACAAGTTTCCCACTCTTTCTGTCAGCTGTTCTCCTGCTAGTTGTGGAGATTCTTTCCCCcagcaaaatcaagaattgagTAAT GAGAACAAGGGGTTCTGGCAGAAATGGAAG GAAAACTCCTCGGAAATGAGTAGCAAGCTAGCAAAGCTGGGGCTTGCCGCTGTTCTTGCTTATGGCATATTTGATGGTGTCACATACACAAGTTTCTTTGTACTTGCATTTCTTGGGTATGAGAAAAGCACTGGCAAGAATCCGGCAGCTAATCTTCAAGCTCTATTAGGG ATAGTAATCTTGATGTGGACTGGGAACAATGTAACAAGACCATTTCGAGTGGCAGGAGCAGCTGCTTTGGCGCCTGTGATTGACAAAGGATTAAGGAGAATCCAGAAATACTTCAATTTTCCTACTCTTGCTTATGCATTTGCCCTTGTGGTGGGGATAATTTCTGGACTATGCCTGACTGTTGTTGGGTTGCTTATCCTCTCAAGATGGGGGAAATGA
- the LOC105160241 gene encoding uncharacterized protein LOC105160241 isoform X2 translates to MLAAVIPSSRAALQTKLYKPVSSRSSKCKNFHNKHSTFTLKLLQNQRQSHHCNKFPTLSVSCSPASCGDSFPQQNQELSNENKGFWQKWKENSSEMSSKLAKLGLAAVLAYGIFDGVTYTSFFVLAFLGYEKSTGKNPAANLQALLGEQLLWRL, encoded by the exons ATGTTGGCTGCTGTGATTCCATCCTCTCGTGCTGCTTTACAGACAAAGCTCTACAAACCCGTAAGCAGCCGCAGCAGCAAGTGcaagaattttcataataaacaCTCCACCTTTACTCTTAAATTGCTTCAAAATCAAAGGCAAAGCCATCATTGCAACAAGTTTCCCACTCTTTCTGTCAGCTGTTCTCCTGCTAGTTGTGGAGATTCTTTCCCCcagcaaaatcaagaattgagTAAT GAGAACAAGGGGTTCTGGCAGAAATGGAAG GAAAACTCCTCGGAAATGAGTAGCAAGCTAGCAAAGCTGGGGCTTGCCGCTGTTCTTGCTTATGGCATATTTGATGGTGTCACATACACAAGTTTCTTTGTACTTGCATTTCTTGGGTATGAGAAAAGCACTGGCAAGAATCCGGCAGCTAATCTTCAAGCTCTATTAGGG GAGCAGCTGCTTTGGCGCCTGTGA